The sequence below is a genomic window from Massilia oculi.
AAAACCATGCCGCATGCCGTCGCCGCGCTCGCCGAACTGGGGAAAGATGACGGGCACGCCGCCACGGATCGCGCGGCTGCCGTCCAGGGCCGAGCGGCTGCTGAGGAACATGCGCTCGCCGCCATCGGCGCCATGCCACGACACCAGGTGGCCGCCATACAGGGTGACGACGGCGCTGGCGCCGTCCGGCGCCGTGATGCGAATCGCGGGCAGTTGCCCGAAGGTGATGTTTTCCATGATGGGGTCGGGCTCAGGTCTGGCGGCTCTTGGCCATGGGCGGATTATCGGCGAAATAGCGGCGGATGCCGTTCGTGATCGCATTGGCCAGCTGGTCCTGGTAGGCGTCGTCGTTCAGGCGCGCTTCTTCCTGCGGGTTCGAGATGAAGGCGGTCTCGACCAGGATGGACGGGATGTCCGGCGCCTTCAGCACGGCGAAGCCGGCCTGCTCGACCGAGGCCTTGTGCAGGCGGTTGATGCCGCCGATTTCCCTCAGCACGGCCTTGCCCAGCTTGAGACTGTCGTTGATCTGGGCCGTGGTCGACAGGTCGAACAGCACGCTGGCCAGGTGCTTGTCGGCCGTGCCGGTCAGGTTGGCGCCACCGATCAGGTCGGCCTTGTTCTGGTCGTTCGCCAGCCAGCGCGCCGCGCTCGAGCTGGCGCCTTTTTCCGACAGCACGAACACCGATGAGCCGCGCGCGGTCGGCGAAATCCAGGCATCGGCGTGGATCGAGACGAACAGGTCGGCCTGCACCTTGCGCGCCTTTTGCACGCGCGTGCCCAGCGGCACGAAGAAGTCGCCGTCGCGGGTCAGCATCACGCGGGTATTCGGCATCTGCTCCAGCTTGGCCTTGAGGCGCTTGGCCACCGCCAGCACGATGTCCTTTTCGCGGCTGCCCTTGGCGCCGATCGCGCCCGGGTCTTCGCCGCCATGGCCGGGATCGAGGGCGATGGTGATCATGCGCGCCACCTTCTGGGCAGGCTGCGGGGCCGGGCTGCGCGTTGGCGGCGCTTGCACCGCCACGGCCGGGGCCGTGCCCTTCAGGCCCGACATCTCGGCTTCGAGCTTGGCGATCGCGTCCGGGCCGGCATTCGGCTGGGTGCGCGGGACGGCGGGCGGCGGCACGGGAATCTGCACCGGCGGCGTGCCGGTGACGGGATTGGGCGAGGCCGGCGCGCCGGCCACCGGCGTGCTGGCGACGGGATCGCCCAGGGCCGGCTGGTTGGCCGCCAGGGTCGTGGTCGGGCCCGGGCTCCAGTCGCCCTGTTCGATCAGGGCGGCGATCGGGTCGACCGGGGCGGCCGGATACAGGTCGAACACCAGGCGGTGCTGGTAGCCGGCCACCGGGGCCAGCGTAAACACCTGCGGCTTGATCTCGGCCTTCAGGTCGAACACCAGGCGCACCACGTTCGGGCGGTTCTGGCCCACCCGCACCAGCTTGATGTACGGATCGTTCGGCTCGATCTTGGCCACCAGGCTCTTGAGCGTGTTGCTCAGGGCGAGGCCGTCGATATCGACCACCAGGCGCGGCGGATCGGGGATCAGGAAGTGTTCGGCCTTGAGGTCGGTGTCGTTTTCCAGCGTCACCCGGGTATAGTCGGGGGCGGGCCAGACACGGACGGCCAGGATTTCATTGGCGCTGGCGTGCAGCGGGATGACGGACAGCAGCAGCGTGCCGCCGGCCTTGAGCAGGACACGGCGGCGCGAGGACGAAGGCGTCACGCGGGCGGCTGGGGCGGCAGAAGGGGGGCGAGACGGTCGAGGCATAGCAGGCCTAATTCGGACAACGCCT
It includes:
- a CDS encoding N-acetylmuramoyl-L-alanine amidase gives rise to the protein MPRPSRPPSAAPAARVTPSSSRRRVLLKAGGTLLLSVIPLHASANEILAVRVWPAPDYTRVTLENDTDLKAEHFLIPDPPRLVVDIDGLALSNTLKSLVAKIEPNDPYIKLVRVGQNRPNVVRLVFDLKAEIKPQVFTLAPVAGYQHRLVFDLYPAAPVDPIAALIEQGDWSPGPTTTLAANQPALGDPVASTPVAGAPASPNPVTGTPPVQIPVPPPAVPRTQPNAGPDAIAKLEAEMSGLKGTAPAVAVQAPPTRSPAPQPAQKVARMITIALDPGHGGEDPGAIGAKGSREKDIVLAVAKRLKAKLEQMPNTRVMLTRDGDFFVPLGTRVQKARKVQADLFVSIHADAWISPTARGSSVFVLSEKGASSSAARWLANDQNKADLIGGANLTGTADKHLASVLFDLSTTAQINDSLKLGKAVLREIGGINRLHKASVEQAGFAVLKAPDIPSILVETAFISNPQEEARLNDDAYQDQLANAITNGIRRYFADNPPMAKSRQT